From the genome of Physeter macrocephalus isolate SW-GA unplaced genomic scaffold, ASM283717v5 random_754, whole genome shotgun sequence:
GCAACTGCTCTGACTTGCCTGACACACTAACCCCTGGCCCTTCTCTTCTCTGCAGAACGCGAGGACCTGAAGGCCTTGAGCTGCCTCCGCTGCGGCCGACAGTTCACAGGAGCCTGGAAACTGCTGCGCCACGCCCAGTGGGACCACGGACTGTCCATCTACCAGACGGAACCCGAGGCCCCAGAGGCCCCGCTGCTGGGTCTGGCCGAGGTGGCTGCTGCCGTGTCGGCGGTGGCGGGGCCAGAAGCCGAGGCCAAGGGCCCCCGGCTGGGTCCCGCCCGGCGGAGCCCCACCTGCCCCGTGTGCAAGAAGACCCTCAGCTCCTTCAGCAACCTGAAGGTGCACATGCGCTCGCACACTGGCGAGCGGCCCTACGCCTGTGACCAGTGTCCCTATGCCTGCGCCCAGAGCAGCAAGCTCAACCGCCACAAGAAGACCCATCGGCAGCTACGGCCCCAGAGCCCCTGCGCGGCCGATGCCAGCCAGGAGCAGGCCTCCGCCGCCCCTCCGGAGCCGGCCGCCCACGCCGCCGCCCCGGCCAGCATCCTCTCGTGCAGCGGCGGCGAGGGGGCCGGAGCAGCCGCCACGGCGGGAGTCCAGGAACCTGGGGCTCCTGGCGGTGGGGCCCAGGCGGGCCCCAGCGTGGATGGCTGGGGAGCTGACACCAAGGAGCAGAGAACTGACCCCGAGAAGAACCAGAAGACGTCACCCAAGAAGACGCTGAAGCCAGCGGGCAAGAGCCGGGGGCCCGGGCCCGGGGGCAGCTGCGAGTTCTGCGGGAAGCATTTCACCAACAGCAGCAACCTGACGGTGCACCGGCGCTCGCACACGGGCGAGCGGCCCTACGCCTGCGAGCTCTGCTCCTACGCCTGCGCCCAGAGCAGCAAACTCAACCGCCACCGCCGCATGCACGGCCTGGGGCCTGGCGGGCCTCGCTTCAAGTGCCCCCACTGCTGCGTGCCCTTCGGCCTGCGGGCCACCCTGGACAAGCACCTGCGGCAGAAGCACCCCGACATGGTTGGGGACGCCTGAGCCGCGGGAATGCCCCCTGCGGTCCCTCGGACCGCCGTGAACCACTTCTGTGACCTCCCTGTCCTTCCCCTGCGAGTAAATCCTCCCTCCCCACGGTTACACACGTGTTTGGACTCTGGCTTTCTTGGGGTGTCTGAGGTGGGGCGGGAGGCTTCACTCCTTGGGGTGGACAGCTGGACAGACCGGTTTGGAACGAGGGGGTGAGGGGAAAGGCCAGCACCCAGTGCCTGGGGCACCGCAGGACTGGCACCGAAAGCTGTGCTCCCGGTTCCCGACGTGGGTGTGGGCgaggccagggcaggggccaAGGCAAGAGTGGGGAGAGGCCTGGACCTGTCACCACAGGCCCCTGGGCAAAGTCCTGGCCCATCCTCCCCACGCTGGGTGCTCAGCCCTTTTCCCACCGCGGCGCGCCCCTGCCCTCACTGAGAGTGGCAGGAGTTCTGGTGACCGAGGAGCCGCCGGTCCAATGCCCGGACGTGGGCGGGACCTCCACCTGGGCCACAGCTGAACCCACCAAGCTCCTTACGCAGCTGGCCTTGGCTGCTGGGCACTGGGGTTTGGGAGCCCTGCATCAACCACACGGACAACACGGAGGCCAGGTGAAGAGAATTAAATAATGTGTGATTTTATTCCATTAGAGATAAAACCAGCAGCGTCACAGCTTGAGCCCTcgccccaccccctcacccctctgcccccccccccccacgcttCTGCCTAATGTCGGTAGTGGGGGCTTCGGGATCTGGACCTTGAGCGCCTGGAGAGAGAAAGGCGAGAGAGAGGCCCCATGAGGGTCGGGCAGGAAGCAGGGAGCCCTGCTGTGTAGGCACGTGCACACATACACCCACATGCTTGGGACCACTGGGGCTTCAGTGATGGGGAAGTCAGCTGCAGAGAGGGATGTTCCCGAGGGGGGAGGCCAGGCCCTACGACTGGAGGGGACCGGAGGGGGCGTCGTCGGGACGGAGCAATCAGGGCTGGGACCTCCTGCCAAAGGGCAACCGTGATTCCCCAGGGAGCTGGGCCAGCCCGCTTATTACCTTCGGGAAGAGCTGTATTCTCGACCTGGAAAGAAAGGACGGGTGAAAACAAAGCAAGCGCCCAGGACCAGGAGTGGGCTCCAGGGCTGGGCTTCCAGTGTCTCCAGCTAAGGCAGCGCCGGCGCTTCTGGCCTGTCCACTGCTGGACGCTACCTGTGCCCCTTGGCCCACACCCATGCGCTGGGAATGAACTTCTCTTCCAATTCCTGTAAGTCCCTCGTGACTGAAGCAATCACCCTGCGTTGTGTGTGTGACTTACAAGTTTTAATGTATAGAAGGCTGGTGTGGAAAACGTACCATGGTTTTTTGTAACCCAGTTTgacatctcttctttttttaatgccacAGAGCCTCCAGCCCGGCTCTCCAGACCAAGCAACCATGAGGACACTCACTGTAACGGGGGGAGGGCGAGCGGCTCTGCCGGCTGTACTGGCGTTcccattcttctctctccttctctcggCGTTCCCGTTCCCTGCACGGGGAAGGGGAGGCAAACCAGGGGAAGGGGTGGGCATTCGGCTGGCGATAACACTGAACGGAACTCAGTGGCTGGCTGGGTCCCTGTCAGGGCAGGTGCTGCCGACAACCTAGTCCAGGCGGAAGAATAA
Proteins encoded in this window:
- the ZNF296 gene encoding zinc finger protein 296, which translates into the protein MSRRKAGCMPRRREPAPAANSDDEMEMPDLFIDVKPEPDPRPLQARRLGPFNPKEMPAPGRFEGEPRHSPGPVHAGGLFHALGLRNQWAPWTPLTPNLHDRQPWTDKHPDLLTCGRCLQTFPLEAITAFMDHKKLGCQLFRGPSPCQGSEREDLKALSCLRCGRQFTGAWKLLRHAQWDHGLSIYQTEPEAPEAPLLGLAEVAAAVSAVAGPEAEAKGPRLGPARRSPTCPVCKKTLSSFSNLKVHMRSHTGERPYACDQCPYACAQSSKLNRHKKTHRQLRPQSPCAADASQEQASAAPPEPAAHAAAPASILSCSGGEGAGAAATAGVQEPGAPGGGAQAGPSVDGWGADTKEQRTDPEKNQKTSPKKTLKPAGKSRGPGPGGSCEFCGKHFTNSSNLTVHRRSHTGERPYACELCSYACAQSSKLNRHRRMHGLGPGGPRFKCPHCCVPFGLRATLDKHLRQKHPDMVGDA